The Rhizobium rhizogenes sequence CGCAGCTTTCAACGGCGCAGAATTCCAGCGCGAACCGGGCCTGATGCAGCATATCGGCGGTATCATCGAAAACCACGATTCCGGCATGTCCGATAAGGCCGCCAGCCGCCGTAAAGGCTTCATAGTCGAAGATCGTGTCGAACAGCGAAACCGGGAAATAAGCGCCGAGCGGACCGCCCACCTGCACCGCCTTGACGGGACGGCCGGTGATCGTGCCGCCACCGATATCATTGACCAGCTGCCCGAGCGGCAGGCCGAAGGCGGTCTCGTAAAGTCCGCCATGCCGGATGTTTCCGGCAAGCTGGATGGGGATCGTGCCATGCGAACGGCCAACGCCGAAATCGCGGTAGAAAGCGGCACCCAGATCCATGATGACCGGAATGGACGCCAGCGAAATCACATTGTTGACGACGGTGGGTTTTCCGAACAGGCCCTGCAGGGCGGGTAGCGGCGGCTTGGCACGCACGGTGCCGCGCTTGCCTTCCAGACTGTTGAGAAGCGATGTTTCCTCGCCGCAGACATAGGCGCCGGCACCCATGCGCACTTCGAGATCAAAGGCCCGCCCGGAACCGAGGACGGAGGCGCCGATGATGCCTTCACGCCGGGCGATTTCGATCGCCTGCTCCATGACCTTGATCGCATGCGGATATTCCGAGCGCGTATAGATGAAGCCCTTCGTCGCACCAACGGCAAGGCCGGCAATGGCCATGCCTTCGATCAGCACGAAGGGATCGCCTTCCATGATCATGCGGTCAGCGAAGGTGCCGCTATCGCCCTCGTCCGCATTGCAGACGATATATTTCTGGTCGGCCACGGCGTCGGCAACGGTCTTCCATTTGATGCCCGTGGGGAAACCCGCGCCGCCGCGTCCGCGCAGGCCGCTTTCAGTCACCTGCGCAACGATGTCGAGCGGCGCCATGGCGACGGCTTTTTCGAGGCCTTTCATGCCCTGATAGGTGCGGTAATCCTCAAGCGACAATGGATCAGTGACGCCGCAGCGCGCAAATGTCAGACGCGTCTGGCTTTTCAGGAACGGGATGTCCTTGGTCGGCCCGAGACAGAGACGATGCTCGCCGCCAGTCAGAAAATCCGCATCGAAAAGCGAGGCAACGTCGCCGGCATTCACCGGCCCGTAGGCGATGCGGCCGTGGTCGGTGCGCACTTCGACCAGTACTTCGAGCCAGAGCATCCCGCGCGAACCGTTGCGGACAATATGCACATCAAGATTACGGCTGGCCGCCTCCCGGGCAATGGCGTCGGCCACGCGGTTTGCGCCAACGGCAAGTGCGGCGGAATCGCCGGGAACAAAAACGGTGACACTCATCGGCGCGCCTCCGTCAGAATGTCGCCAAGACAGTCTTCGTCAAGGCGGGCATGGACTTCGCCGTCCAGCATCAGGGCCGGCGCCTGCGCACAAAGCCCGAGACAGAAAACCGGTTCCAGCGTGACGGAGCCGTCAGCGGCGGTTTCATGCCAGTCAAGGCCGAGCCGGGACTTGATGGTATCCGCCAGAGGCTCGCCACCCATCGACTGGCAAGCCTCGGCGCGACAGAGCTTCAAGACATGTCGGCCGGAAGGATGATCACGAAAATCGGGATAGAAGGTTACGACACCATGCACCTCGGCCCGCGACACGTTCAGTGCGGAGGCGATGATCTGCTTGGCGCTTTCGGGAATGTAGCCGAATTCTTCCTGAACCGCGTGCAGGATGGGCAGCATTGGCCCTTCGAGGTGAATAAAGTCGTCAATGACCGCGGAAACACGGGCCGCCTCATCTGCGGCAACCGCCTGGATATTCATAAGCCAGTCCTCCCAAACCGACAGGGGCAAGGATGGCGGGCGGGACATTTTCAGCCCTTTCGCAGCCCCTGCATTGGCGGCAAGAATGGCGAGAGCGGCAGGATCAGGTCAATAAGGTGTTTCCGTCGCTCGATAGGAATTTCCTATCAAAAACCAGCTCCGAAGCGCGCTGCCGCGCCTCGTGAAGAAGCGCTGAAACCAGTGGCGTATGCGGTTCGCGGTAAGTCGCAATCAAGCCCACGAGATGCTCGGCATCGGGCTCGATGATCGGGATCATTTTTATCTGTTTTGGAAAGCCGAATGATTCCGCTATGTTACGCGGCATTATTGAAGCCCATTGTCCGGTTCGAATATGGGAAAAAAGCACGATCATCGAATTGGATTCGAGTGTTGGCTTCACCTCCACACCCGCTTCCGCCATGTGTTTGTTGATGATACGGCGGTTCTGCATGTCCGAAGTCAATAGGCATAGCCTAAGACCGGCAACCTGCCTCCAGGTAACGCTTTCCTGATCGGCCAAAGGTGTTCCGGCCGCTGCAATCAGGTGATATCGCTCCGAATAAAGCGGCACCGTCGTCACCCGCCCCAGCGGCTCATTGTCGAGATAGGTGATTCCCGCGTCGATCTCGAGATTCTCTATCTGCCCCAGCACCTGAAGCGAGGTGCGTGACGTTACCGAAAAGGTCACGGCGGGATGGCGGGCCTGAAACGGCTCCGTCAATCGCGGCACCATGGCAAGCGCGGTGGGAATGACCGCAAGGCGGATATGGCCGGCCAGACCCTTGCGGGCGGCGCGCATTTCCTCACGCATGGTGCGCGTATCGGCAACGATGCGGCGCGCCCATTCCAGAACACGCTGGCCCTCCGGCGTCAGCCCCTGATAACGGGCGGCGCGCACCACCAGAACGACACCCAGCTGATCCTCCAGTTGCCGGATCGCTGCCGAGAGGCTGGGCTGCGAAATGCCGCATTCCTCCGCGGCCCGCCCAAAATGCTCCGCGCGCGCCAATGCGATGAAAAATTCCAGCTTGTCGATCATGCGTCCTCCCCGCAGCGCGCGACCCTTGCGAAGGCGACGCGCGGGAGAACACTAAAGCGAGGAGCGCAAGCCCGCAAATGGCTGCGGCCGTTTTCCCAGAAATCAGGCTTAGGCGACGAGTTCTATTCCCTTGATACGCGGATAATCATAGGCATTGACCTTCGAAGTGCTGTAACCTGCCCCCACCAGCGCCTCTGCCAGTTTCACCGCCGCCGTAACCCCATCGATAACAGGCACGCCGGTTGCCTCGCGCAGCCTGTCGCACAGAGCCGACATGCCGGCGCATCCAAGGATGATCGCTTCCGCCGCGTCCTCCTTCTTGGCCGCTTCGATCTCGCGGATCAGCATCAGTTCGGCGGCGAGAGGGTCTTCTTCGAGACCAAGCACCGGCAGATTGATGGCACGAACCCGGCGGCAATGCCGCTCCGCCCCATAGTTGCCGACAAGGTCCTCGATGATGGGGATCGAACGCGGCAGGGTGGTGATGATGGAAAATCGGCGGCTGATCGTCATGGCCACCTGCACGGCGGCCTGGCAGATGCCGATGACCGGCCCGCGCGCGACTTCGCGGGCAGCATGCAGTCCCGGATCGTCAAAGCAGGCGATGACATAGGCGTTAACGCCCAGCTGTTCACCCTTGCGGATTTCCTGCAGCAGTCCCGGAACGGCCAGCGCCTCATCCGCTCCACCTTCGATACTGACGGGCGTATCGAGGGGATTTGCAGCGGAAATCTTGGTATCCGTGTGTTTGACACGCAAGGCACTGTCGAGCGCCTGCGCCGTCATCGAGGCCGTAGAGTTCGGGTTGATCAGGCGAATATGCATCGGGGTAAGCCTTTCAGGACCTTCACGCGCCATCTGGCTTGATGAAGTCGGTAATCGCTGGCGCCTTGAGGACGAACTGGCGGTCCGAAGTAATGTAATTGTCGGCGTGAAGACGTGCGATCGGCTGGTAGCGGTCCGGATCGACATAACGCCCCTCTTCATCGAGGCAATCCTTGTGCACATGCATATGCACGACCTCACCCAGAACCAGCGTGCGGCGCGGATAATCGATCAGGCGCTCCACCCGGCACTCGAAGGCGCAGGGTGATTCCGCCGCAAAGCTTGCATCGATCTTGTTGCAGGGGGTCGCGGTCAGCCGCGCCATGGAAAGTTCATCCACCTCGCTGTCGAAGCCGAGGCCGCAGACGAGCATCTGTTCCGACAGGGCCATGTCGACCATGTTGATGACGAATTCGCCGGTGCGGCGAATATTGACCATCGTGTCCTTCTCCTCGCCCGTCACCCGCGGCTGGATACCGAGGACGACGATCGGCGGATCATGGGAGAAAACGTTGAAAAAGCTCATCGGCGCCGCATTGTTGTGGCCGGCAGCCGAACGCGTCATGACGAGCGCTATCGGCCGGGGACCGATAAAGTTCGTCAGCAGACGGTAACGGCTCTGCGGCTCGAGCGTGGTGAAGTCGAATTCCATGACAACTGCCCTGTTTATAGTACACAATATTATTTCAGATTGTTGACAATTTTGCAACCAAAACTCTGTTGAAACGGTTGACTTTTTCCACCGCATCACGCTTCTCTACCCACAATGGAGAGCGAAACCGATGACCGAACAGAACGGCCAGTCCACGCAGCAAATTGTCGAGAAAGTCTGGCTGTCGATCGCTGAACGACGGCTTCGCCCGGGCGTGCAGCTGAAGGAAGAACAGCTCGCCACGATTTTCGGTGTCAGCCGTGCGCGCATCCGCCAGGCGCTTTCCGTGCTGGAGCGAGACGGTCTCGTCACCATCGTTCCCAATCGCGGCGCCTTCGTTTCCAAACCCTCGGTCGAAGAGGCGAGAGACGTGTTCTTCGTTCGCCGCACGGTAGAACAATGTGTTGTTGAGCGGCTGTGCAAATCCACCACCAAGGCCGCTTTGAAGCGGCTTCGCGACCACGTCGAAAAGGAGCGCGTGGCCAACGCTCACAACATCACCACCGACATCATCAAGCTTTCCGGCGGCTTCCACCTGCTGCTTGCGGAAACGGTCGGTTCCGATTTCCTGTTCACCACCATGCGCGACCTCATTTCGCGTTCCTCCCTCATCACTGCCGTTTACCGCAACACGGACCGCTTTAACTGCGGGCCCGACGAACATGCAGAAATTGTCGACGCGATCGCCAATAACGACCCGGCGAGGGCCACGCATCTGATGACCCATCACCTCGAACATGTGGAAGCGGAACTCGACCTCAGCGAAATCCGCGACCTTTCCCATGATCTGCGGGCGGCACTCGCCTGACCTTGCGGCTCAGGCGCGCTCCCGTTCCTGCGTCAACACCTCTTCATCCTCCACCAGATGACATGCAACGCGTGTGCCGCCGGCAAGCGTGCGCACCTGCGGCACCTCCGCCGAACAGCGCGCCGTTGCAAGCGGGCAGCGCGGATGGAAGGTGCAGCCCGAGGGCGGCCTGAGCGGGCTTGGGACTTCGCCTGCCACCAGCTCCCGGTCGCGGCGCGGGGCCTCGATATTGGGAATGGTCTGCAGCAGGAGCTGCGTATAGGGGTGACGCGGGCGGGCGAACAGCTCCTCCGTATCGCCCTCCTCCACGATGCGGCCGAGATACATCACAGCGATACGGTCCGACATGTGGCGAACCACGCTCATATCATGGCTGATGAACAGATAAGTCAGCCCCAACTCGTCCTGCAGCCGCCGCATCAGGTTCAGCACCTGCGCCTGCACCGATACATCAAGCGCAGATGTCGGTTCGTCACAGACCAGAAACTCCGGCTCGCTGGCCAGGGCGCGGGCAATCGAAATACGCTGGCGCTGGCCGCCGGAAAATTCATGCGGGAATTTCTCGCCGTCGGAGGCAGAGAGGCCGACCGTTCGCAGCAGCTCCTCCACCCGCTCCATCGTCTCTGCCCGGGTGGCGCGCAGTTTCAGCTCGCGGATTGGCTCTGCGATGATGTTCTTCACCCGCCAGCGCGGATTGAGCGAGGCATAGGGATCCTGAAAGATCATCTGCGCTGAAAGCGGTGCGTCCTTCCGCCCTTTGGCAAAGCGAAAGTCACCGGCGCTTGCGCGGAACAGCCCCGTCACCAGCCGCGCGACGGTGGACTTGCCGCAGCCGCTTTCGCCGACAATGCTGAGACAGCCGCCGGCTGGCACCGTAAAATCGATGTCGTTGACGGCCTGCACGAATTGACGGGGCTTGCGCTCGATGACGCGGTTGAGCCACGGGGCGGAAACATCGAAGGTCTTGGTCAAACCCTTCACCGTCAGTGCGGGTGTTTTTGTCACCGGGGCTTTCATGCTGTTCCTCCTGCATTCATCCAGCAGGCGCTTGCGCTGTTGCCCTGCGTTTCCAGTTCCGGGCGCTCACGAAGACAACGAGGGCCGGCAAAGCCACAGCGCGGATTGAAGGCGCAGCCCGGCGGGATCGCATCAAGACGCGGCATCGCCCCGTCGATCTGGTTGAGCCGCTCCACCCGCGCGCCAAGCGAAGGGATGGAGGCCATCAGGCCCTGCGTATAGGGATGTTTCGGCGCATGCAGAACCTGCTCGACCGGCCCGACCTCGATGAGCCTGCCGGCATAAAGCACGGCAACGCGATCGGCGGCTTCGGCGATGACGCCCATATCATGCGTGACCAGCATGACGGCCGTCTGCTTCTCCTTGCACAGCCTGCGCAGCAGCGAGATGATCTGCGCCTGGATCGACACGTCAAGCGCCGTGGTCGGCTCGTCGGCAATGATGAGCTTTGGCGAGGCCGCCAGCGCCAACGCGATGACGACACGCTGGCGCATGCCGCCGGAGAACTGATGCGGATAATGATCGACGCGGTCTTCGGGAGACGGAATGCCGACATCTTTCAGGAGTTGAACCGCCCGCCCCCGCGCCTCCTTTTTAGAGAGCGGCAGATGCTGGCGGATCGTTTCGACCAGCTGCGCGCCAACCGTAAAGAGCGGGTTGAGCGAGGTGAGCGGATCCTGAAAGATCGCACCGATCTCGCGGCCGCGAATGCTCTCCATCGCCCTGTCGTCCAACTTGTCGATACGCCGCGACCCGAGCCAGATCTCACCTTCGGCGATGCGGCCGGGTTTTTCCAGCAAGCCCTGTATCGCAAGTCCGGTCATGGATTTTCCGGCACCGGATTCGCCGACAACACCGAGGATTTCGCCGGGGCGGATCGACAGGCTGACATCCGAAAGGGCGGTCACCGTGCCTCTGCGGCCCGGAAACTCGACTTTCAGATTGCGAACGTCGATAACCGACTGGTTCATGTTATCCATTGGCGTCCACCTCCACCGGGTAGCTCGGGGGGAAAATTTCCGAAACGGGCGGGTTGGCCCAGCTTCGTTCGGGATATTTCGCGATCAGCCCGTCGAACTGCGCCTGCGCCTGAACGCGGGCTTGCTCCATGTCGATATTCGCGACCTGCCTTGAGCGCATCGACAGGCGGCCATCAACGAAGACCGCGCGTGTGATCTTGCCCGAACCACCGGTAACGATGGTCGTGATGGGATCGACGCTCGGCGCCATGACGGTATCATTGAGATCGAAGACCGCGATATCGGCGCGGGCACCCTTTGAGAGATGTCCGAGATCGGCACGGCCCAGTGCCCTTGCGCCACCGATCGTGGCGGCGTCGAACAGATCGGCCGAACGGACCCTGTCGGGCACGCCGTCGCTGATGCGGCAGGTGATAAGCCCGACCAGAAGGTTCATCAGCATGTCGGCCGGTGCCGTGTCCGTGCCCATCGCAATGTTGATGCCACGCTGCCGGCACGACGAAAACGACGACAGCTTGCTGCCGCCTCTGGCCGACACCAGCGGACAGTGGACGATGGAAACGCCATTTTCAGCGTAGAGCGCCAGATCCTCATCCGTCGCATTGGTGGCGTGCGGCGCGACAAGGCGGTCGCTGAGGAGACCGGCCTTGGCCAGCCACACGGGCGCCGTGGAGCCATGAAGGCTGCGGACGGTATCGACCTCCATCGTGCCCTGCGCCATGTGCAGACGGAACTTGCATCCAAGATCACGAGCGGCCGCATCGGTTCTTTGCAACAGGGCGAGCGTCGATGTCTCGACCCGATCCGGCGCGAGCATGCCGCGCACGAGATCACCATGCCGTCCGCTCTGTCTTTCGATGAAGGACACCGCATCCTTCAGCCCCTGAAAGCCGCGCTCTTCGTCAAAGACAGGTACCATGCGCCCCGGCTCTTCCAGCACCATGCCGCCGGAGCGGTATGCGGGGCTGAGATAGACGCGCAGGCCGAGTGCGCCGGCAGCATCGGCCGCCGCCTCGAATTCGGCAACGGTTTCGCCCCATTCCCGGTAGAACAGGGAAGCGATGGGCGCTGCCGTGGTGATGCCGTTGAGAAGCAGCTGGCCGAAAGCGAAACGCTTCTGGAAGGCCAGTTCCTCCTCGGAATACATCTCGTAAGGACCGGCCTCGACATAAGATCGCGGCCAGACCCGGCCCTTGGCCCAGCCGGGGTAGTGATCGATCCCCAGGATCGTCGTATCGAGATCGGAAAGCGCGTCGAGATCGATCAGGCCGGGGCTGATGAGGGCGTTGCCGAAATCGACGCGACGGGCGACCTCGCCGGGAAAACCGTGCCCGACGAAAAGAATCTCACCATTCTCAAAGACCACCTCGCCGTTTTTCAAGAGCCGGTGTGATCCGTCCCTGTGTCCGACAACCCAGCTTGCGGTAAGCAGCGTGCGGCCCGACGGACGTTCGCCAAGCGCGAGAGATTGCAAAGCGGCGCTCATCACGGCGCCTCCACGATGGCTTTGCCGTTTCTGGCGGTAACGCGGCCACCTTTGACGACGAGCGGCCGGGGCGCGATATCGACAACGGCATGGGCGAGCGTTTCGCCCGTAAGCAGCGTGAAATCTGCGGCGCAGCCTTGCCGCAGGCCGTAATCACCAAGCCCCATGACATCGGCTCCGCCCTGCGATACCACATGCAGCACATGGGCAAGCTCGACATCGGAACGCAGGCCGTTCTTCATGCCGATGATCTTCGCCCGGTCGAGCATGTCCGGCTGACCCCATGGACCCCAGGTATCGCGAATGCCGTCGCAACCGCCACCGACCCGCACACCCGCTTCCTTCAGCCGCATGATCGACGGCACGTTTGCCGAAGGCGCACCGGTCGTCAGGATCGCCACGTCGAGCCTTGCAATCTCTTCGATCAGCTTGCCGACCCGCAGGTAATCATTCATTCCAAGTGCAAAGGCATGGCTGATCGCAACCTTGCCTTCCATGCCATTGGCCCGGATACGCTCGAAGACCAGCTCCATGGTGAAGGCGCCGAGATCGGCAGCCTCATGCAGATGGATGTCGATCGGCACGCCGTGCTTGACCGCCAGCGCAAAGAGAATATCCAGCTGGCCTTTCGGATCGCGGTCGATGCCGCAAGGATCGATGCCGCCAAGCACTTCGCAGCCCTGTTTCAAGGCCTCGTCCAGAAGCTCCACGGTGCCGGGCATGACCATGACGCCGGATTGCGGGAAGGCGACGACTTCGATGTCGATGATGCCCTTCAGCTTCTCGCGGGTCTCCCAGATGCCCTCCACGAGCGACAGGCCATGGGTCGGGTCGATATCCACGTGGCTGCGAATATGGGTGCCGCCGTTTGCCGCAAGGCCGATGGCGTGGCGCATGGACTGGCGGTGCGGATCGATGCCGATCTGTGTCCGGTTTTCGCGTTCAAAGTCGATCCGCTGGCGCAGGATCGCGGCGCGATTATTGACATGCCAGGGCATGCCCCATGTCGTCTTGTCGAGATGGGTATGGGCATCGATAAGGCCGGGAACGGCAATCGCACCATTCCCCTCCTCGACCGGCATGCCCGGATCGGCCTCGAACTTTCCGAAACCGGCTATCTTTCCCTGCCTGATCAGAATGTCGCAGGTATCGCCCGCCATGGGCCTGATGTTGCGGAGCAGAAGATCGTGCATGGAACTCACCTCAGTTTCGGATTGAGCGCATCGCGCAGCCAGTCACCCAGAAGGTTGACGGTGACGACGAGCAGACAGAGCTGGAAAACGGGAAACAATACGATCCACCACGAACCCGAGAACAGGAACTGGTTGCCGATGCGGATCAGCGTTCCAAGCGAAGGCTGGCTGGGCGGCATGCCGATACCGAGGAAGGACAGCGTCGCTTCGGTGAGGATCGCCATGCCGAAATTGAGCGTGGCGGCAACCATGATCGGTGTGAGCGTATTGGGCAGGATATGGTTGGCCATGATGCGACGGGCGGGAACGCCGATGAGTTTGGCCGCCTGCACATAATCCTTGCCGGTTTCGACGATGGCCTGGGCGCGCACGGTGCGCGCATATTGCACCCAGGCGGAAAGGGCGATGGCGAAAATGAGCACGGCGGATGCCCCCACCTCGCGCAGACTGTCCGGCAACATCTGCCGTACCACCGTCGAGACGAGGATGGCCACCAGAATTGTCGGGATGGAGAGTGTGATATCGCCGATCCGCATCAGGAGATTATCGGCAAAGCCGCCGAAATAACCCGCGACCAGTCCGGCCGTCATGCCAATGACCAGCGACAGCGCCACGGAAGCGACACCGATGACGATCGATATGCGTGTGCCGTAAAGAATGGCGGAGAGCATGTCCCGCCCCTGCGTATCGGTGCCGAGCAGATAGGGCCATTCGCCGCCCTCCTGCCACACAGGTGGCAACTCGGCCTTCCACATGTCCAGCGAAGCGCCGTCATAGGGATTTTGCGGCGCGATCAGCGGCGCGAATATGGCAGCGAGGATCAGGATCGAGAGGACCAGCGCACTCATCTTCGCCGATTTGCTGCGGCTGAAAGACCAGTAGAGATCGCTGTCGCGCATACGGCTGAAAAGCGACCGGCGGGCGGGTTTTGCCATGTGTGGAAGGTCTGTCATGAAACCGGCTCCCTTCGGTTAACGCGCGGTGCGCAGACGCGGATCGATCACCGCATAGGCAATGTCGACGAACGTGTTGAGAACAACGAAGATGAAGGAAATGATGCAGAGATAGGCCGCCATGACAGGGATATCGAGAAACGTCACCGCCTGTATGAACAGCATGCCCATGCCCGGCCACTGGAACACCGTTTCCGTAATCAGTGCGAAGGCAATGAGCGAGCCGACATTCATCGTCGTCAGCGTCACGACAGGCATGAGACAGTTGCGAAGTGCATGCCGGAAATAGATGCGCCAGCGGGGAATGCCACGGGCCCGCGCAAACTTCACGAAATCGGAGCGCAGCACTTCCAGCATCTCGGCGCGGACCAGACGCATGACAAGCGTGATCTGATAAAGCGAAAGCGCAATGGCCGGCAAAATGATGGCCGCACGCCCGGAGGACGTCAGCAACCCGGTGGACCACCAGCCGATCTGCACCACATCTCCGCGACCGAAGGCCGGCGCCCAGCCGAGAGACACCGAAAAGACGAGAATGAGCAGAATGCCGACAACGAAACTCGGCAGGGAGACGCCGACGATCGACAGGAACTGCAGGCCCTCCGTATACCACCTGCCACGCCTGATCGCCGTCAGCACCCCAAGCGGCAGACCGACGACCAGCGACAGGACGGTAGCGACAAGAACAAGCTCCAGCGTTGCCGGAAACCTCTCCGCTATCAGCGGCAGCACCTGCTGGCCGTTGCGATAGGAAACGCCGAAATTGCCCTCTGCCGCATCTTTCACAAACCGAAAATATTGCGTCGGCAGGCTGTCATTGAGGCCGAGGCGCTCACGCAGGGCCGCCCGATCCTCCTGCGAGGTCTGTTCGCCGACCATCAGCTCAACGGGATCACCCGCGAGCCGGAAAATCAGAAATGCGATAAGCGCGACGGAAAGCATGACGAGCACGGCATTTCCCAAACGCTTGATGATGAAAACCAGCATGGTTACCTCTCGGATGCGAACCCGCGCCACAAGGCGTGCCAGGTTCGACCATTCTCTTCCAGAGACAGGGTAGAGCTTTCGCAACGATGCGACGATGCCGCGCGCCCGAACCCGTCACATTGTCGACAATT is a genomic window containing:
- a CDS encoding ABC transporter permease — its product is MTDLPHMAKPARRSLFSRMRDSDLYWSFSRSKSAKMSALVLSILILAAIFAPLIAPQNPYDGASLDMWKAELPPVWQEGGEWPYLLGTDTQGRDMLSAILYGTRISIVIGVASVALSLVIGMTAGLVAGYFGGFADNLLMRIGDITLSIPTILVAILVSTVVRQMLPDSLREVGASAVLIFAIALSAWVQYARTVRAQAIVETGKDYVQAAKLIGVPARRIMANHILPNTLTPIMVAATLNFGMAILTEATLSFLGIGMPPSQPSLGTLIRIGNQFLFSGSWWIVLFPVFQLCLLVVTVNLLGDWLRDALNPKLR
- a CDS encoding ABC transporter permease; protein product: MLVFIIKRLGNAVLVMLSVALIAFLIFRLAGDPVELMVGEQTSQEDRAALRERLGLNDSLPTQYFRFVKDAAEGNFGVSYRNGQQVLPLIAERFPATLELVLVATVLSLVVGLPLGVLTAIRRGRWYTEGLQFLSIVGVSLPSFVVGILLILVFSVSLGWAPAFGRGDVVQIGWWSTGLLTSSGRAAIILPAIALSLYQITLVMRLVRAEMLEVLRSDFVKFARARGIPRWRIYFRHALRNCLMPVVTLTTMNVGSLIAFALITETVFQWPGMGMLFIQAVTFLDIPVMAAYLCIISFIFVVLNTFVDIAYAVIDPRLRTAR